The following proteins come from a genomic window of Theropithecus gelada isolate Dixy unplaced genomic scaffold, Tgel_1.0 HiC_scaffold_727, whole genome shotgun sequence:
- the LOC112617981 gene encoding intraflagellar transport protein 88 homolog: PEEKIKQLEKEVNELVEESCIASSCGDLKLALEKAKDAGRKERVLVRQREQVTTPENINLDLTYSVLFNLASQYSVNEMYAEALNTYQVIVKNKMFSNAGILKMNMGNIYLKQRNYSKAIKFYRMALDQVPSVNKQM, translated from the exons tccagaagaaaaaataaagcaattagagAAGGAAGTAAATGAGTTGGTAGAAGAAAGCTGTATTGCCAGTAGTTGTGGAGACTTAAAATTG GCCTTAGAAAAGGCAAAAGATgcgggaagaaaagagagagtcCTGGTGAGACAGCGAGAACAAGTTACAACTCCAGAAAATATCAATTTGGATTTAACTTACTCA GTTCTTTTCAATTTGGCCAGTCAGTATTCAGTTAATGAAATGTATGCCGAAGCACTTAACACATATCAAGTTATAGTGAAAAATAAGATGTTTAGCAATGCAG gaatatTGAAAATGAATATGGGAAATATCTATTTAAAGCAAAGAAATTATTCCAAAGCCATTAAATTCTACCGAATGGCATTAGACCAAGTTCCAAGTGTCAATAAGCAAATGAG